The following is a genomic window from Gymnodinialimonas ceratoperidinii.
GCGGCCGCCCTGTCGCTGCATGACCGCGCGCCGGGAGCCCTCATGCTCGTGGTGCCTTCGGATCACGTGATCCCCGACGCCACCCATTTCCGCGAGACGATTCCCGCCGCCCTGCCCGCCGCGCGGGACGGGCAGATCGTGACCTTCGGCGTGCGCCCCGACCGCGCCGAGACGGGCTATGGCTGGCTGGCGTTGAGCCGCGCCCCCGACCCCGATTTCAGCGCCACGCCGCAAAAGTTGAAATCCTTCGTCGAAAAGCCCGACCCCGCCACCGCCGAGGCGCTTCTGGCTGGCGGGATGCACCTGTGGAACTCCGGCATCTTCCTGTTCTCCACCACCACGATCCTTGCGGCGTTCCAGACCCACGCGCCAGAGGTGCTCGCCCTCACCCGCGCGGCCCTGCAAGACGCGCAGCCAGATCTGGGCTTCACCCGGTTGGCCCCCGATCCGTGGGAGGATCTGACCAACATTTCAATCGATTACGCGGTGATGGAGCAGGCGCAGAACATGACGGTCGTGCCTTACGACGGGGCTTGGTCCGACCTTGGGGATTGGCAAGCCGTTTGGCGCAACGAGGCGGCCGACGGCGCGGGGGTCGTGACGATGGGCCCATCGGTACCGCTCGACTGCACCGACACGCTGCTCCACGCGACCCATGCGCGGCAGGAGTTGGTGGGCATCGGGCTCGACAACATCATCGCGGTGGCCATGCCCGACGCGGTGCTCGTGGCCCACAAGGACCGCGCGCAAGACGTCAAGGAGGCGGTCGCCCAGATGAAAGCGCGCGGCACCCCTCAGGCCGAGACCCTGCCCCGCGATTACCGCCCCTGGGGGTGGTACGAGAGCCTGATCGTCGGCCCGAAGTTCCAGGTCAAACGGATCACCGTCCACCCCGGCGCGGCGCTGAGCCTGCAAAGCCACAAGCGCCGGGCGGAGCATTGGGTCGTGGT
Proteins encoded in this region:
- a CDS encoding mannose-1-phosphate guanylyltransferase/mannose-6-phosphate isomerase, whose product is MTDLIHPVLLCGGSGTRLWPLSRKSFPKQFVQLVGEESLFQSTARRLSAPGFAAPALVTASDFRFIVLEQLAAVEIGAAEVLIEPTVKNTAPAVCAAALSLHDRAPGALMLVVPSDHVIPDATHFRETIPAALPAARDGQIVTFGVRPDRAETGYGWLALSRAPDPDFSATPQKLKSFVEKPDPATAEALLAGGMHLWNSGIFLFSTTTILAAFQTHAPEVLALTRAALQDAQPDLGFTRLAPDPWEDLTNISIDYAVMEQAQNMTVVPYDGAWSDLGDWQAVWRNEAADGAGVVTMGPSVPLDCTDTLLHATHARQELVGIGLDNIIAVAMPDAVLVAHKDRAQDVKEAVAQMKARGTPQAETLPRDYRPWGWYESLIVGPKFQVKRITVHPGAALSLQSHKRRAEHWVVVEGRAQVTIDTEVTIVEENQSVYIPIGARHRLENPAETPLTLIEVQTGDYFGEDDIHRYEDLYARGLGRKP